The genome window TCCGCAGAACCGGCAGATCGACGGCGGCGCGCGCCGCAACCAGATAGCTGTCGTCGCCCTGAAAGGACGGAGCGTCCGTCAGCACCGACAAGCAGGTTGCGCCCCCGGCGGCATAGGCTTTGGCAAGGGCGGGCGGGTCGAAATCTTCGCGGATCAAACCTTTGGAAGGGCTGGCTTTTTTGACCTCGGCGATCAGGCCATATCCGGTTTTCGACGCGGCGATCAGCCGGTCCGCGAAGGGGCGTACCGGCGGCGCGTTGCGGGCGGCATCTTCAACGTCGCGCAGGGGTAGGGCGGCCTTGCGGGTGGCGACATCGGCCAGTTTATAGTCGCGAATGCGGTCCAGAACATTGGCCATCAAGCAGCACCTTTCGTGACTTTTGCCAGCCCGTCGACCTTGGCCTTCGCGGCGCCGCTGTCGATGCTGTCCCGCGCAATCTCGGCCCCTTCAGGCAGGGTCGCGGCGCGGCCAGCGACAACCAGCGCGGCGGCCGAATTCAGCAGCACGGCATCGCGGAAGGCAGACGCTTCGCCTGCCAGCAACGCGCGAAAGGCCTGGGCGTTTTCGGCAGGGGTTCCGCCCTCGATCGCCTCGAACGGATGCTGTGGCAGGCCGGCATCTTCGGCGGCAACTTCGGTCATGCTCACCCGGCCATCGGCCAGCACGGCAACCTGTGACGGGGCCGAGATTGCCAGTTCGTCCGACCCGTCACCACCGTGGACAAGCCAAGCAGCCTCGGACCCCAGCGACAGCAGCGTTTCGGCCATTGGACGGATCAGATCGGCCGAGAATGCGCCGGTCAACTGGCGCTTCACCCCTGCGGGATTTGTCAATGGTCCCAATATGTTGAAGATCGTTCTTGTGCCAAGTTCCGCTCGTGTGGGCATCACATGCGCGGTTGCCGGGTGGTGCATCGGCGCCATCATAAAGCCGATCCCAACCTCAGCCAGCGCGCGCTCAACCACGTCAGGCCCGACCATCACGTCGATGCCCATTTCGGTCAGCGCGTCGGCGGCCCCCGATTTGCTGCTGAGGTTGCGATTGCCGTGTTTGGCAACCGGCACGCCAGCGCCCGCCACCACAAAGGCCGTCGCCGTTGAAATGTTCAGCGTGCCTTTGCCGTCGCCGCCGGTGCCGACGATATCCATCGCCCCGTCCGGCGCGCGCACCGCCTTGCATTTGCGCCGCATCACGGCGGCGGCGGCGGCGTATTCGTCTACCGTTTCCCCCCGGGTGCGCATCGCCATCAGCAACCCGCCCGTCTGGCTGGGCGTGGCTTCGCCGTCAAACAGGATCGCAAAGGCGGATTCGGCCTCGGCCCGGCTCAGCGGGCGTTCGGCGGCGGCTGCGATCAGGGGTTTCAGCGCATCACTCATGCCGCCACCGGAACCAGATCGAGGAAATTTTGCAACATCTTATGGCCATGCTCGGATCGGATACTTTCGGGGTGAAACTGAACGCCATGAATTGGAAGGGTTTTATGGGAAATGCCCATGATCGTTCCATCCTGCAATTCTGCCGTCACCGTCAGGACCTCGGGCAAACTCGGCCTCTCAACGATCAGCGAGTGATAGCGGGTCGCCTTCAATGGCGAGGGCAGGTTGCGAAACAGGCCAGTGCCGATATGGCGAATGTCCCCAAGCTTTCCGTGAACGATATCAGCGGCTTGAATGACTTTTCCGCCGAAGGTCTGGCCGATGGTCTGGTGCCCCAGACAGACACCCAGCAGCGGCGTTCCGGTTTCTGCCGCCGCATGGGTCAGGGCCAGGCAGATCCCGGCGCGGTCGGGATCACAGGGGCCCGGCGACAGGATAATACCCGCCGGGCGCAGCGCCATCGCGGCCTGCACATCCAGTGCGTCATTGCGTTCGACACGTACCTCGGCCCCCAGTTCGCCCAAGTAGTGGACGAGGTTGAAGGTGAAGCTGTCGTAGTTGTCGATCAGCAGAAGCATGGCATTCAGATCCGGGTCGTGGAAAAAAGGGTCGTCGGGGCGGCATTGTCGCGGTATACTTGCCCAGAGGCATCGCCGACGGTCAAGGGGACATCAGATCCCGGACGGCACGGCAGGCAAAAAGTCGGAGCAGTTTCATGATACGTGGCATGATCTCGGGGTTGATCTGGGGTGCGGTATTCAGCGCAGGGCTGGGGGTTGTGATGACCCAGGTCGGCGGTCGCATTGACGTGGTTCGGGCCGCGGTGCCGCCTGTTGCGGTCGATGCAACGGGCGGGACGGCCCCGGTGGTTGATGCCACGACCGGCGCGTCCGGCTCCGCGCTGGGAACACCGCCACCGATTGGCGAAGCACCCCAGCCGGGTCAGCAACCTTTGGCCGAGACGCCCGTTTACGGGTCCGCCGATGTGGCGCGCCCTGCGACGCTGGCCGTGGAAAGCGCGGCTGAAGCGGTTCCGCCCGATACCGAAACAGCGGTCGCCCCGTCCGAGGGAAGCGCCCCGGACAGGCCGCGCACCTCGCAGGCGGGTTTGCCCCAAACCGGGGCGGACGGGCTTCCGGCACGGGTGCCGGATGCGCCGGTGGCCGGTGACGCAGAAGCTGTGGCCGTGCCGGAAACGCCGGCAGCGCCAACAGGGCAGGGTGACGCGCCCGATGCGCCCCAAAGTGCCGCAGTCGGCATTGATGCTGTTCCGGCGGCACCGGGTGCGCCGA of Paracoccaceae bacterium contains these proteins:
- the trpD gene encoding anthranilate phosphoribosyltransferase, with product MSDALKPLIAAAAERPLSRAEAESAFAILFDGEATPSQTGGLLMAMRTRGETVDEYAAAAAVMRRKCKAVRAPDGAMDIVGTGGDGKGTLNISTATAFVVAGAGVPVAKHGNRNLSSKSGAADALTEMGIDVMVGPDVVERALAEVGIGFMMAPMHHPATAHVMPTRAELGTRTIFNILGPLTNPAGVKRQLTGAFSADLIRPMAETLLSLGSEAAWLVHGGDGSDELAISAPSQVAVLADGRVSMTEVAAEDAGLPQHPFEAIEGGTPAENAQAFRALLAGEASAFRDAVLLNSAAALVVAGRAATLPEGAEIARDSIDSGAAKAKVDGLAKVTKGAA
- a CDS encoding aminodeoxychorismate/anthranilate synthase component II, giving the protein MLLLIDNYDSFTFNLVHYLGELGAEVRVERNDALDVQAAMALRPAGIILSPGPCDPDRAGICLALTHAAAETGTPLLGVCLGHQTIGQTFGGKVIQAADIVHGKLGDIRHIGTGLFRNLPSPLKATRYHSLIVERPSLPEVLTVTAELQDGTIMGISHKTLPIHGVQFHPESIRSEHGHKMLQNFLDLVPVAA